GTTGATAGTTCAAGATATCAGCAGCATTCATTCCTGCAGTCGTTTCCAATAATTCATCTGCATGAAGATCGATCACTATAGGGTCTCCTTCTTTTCTTGCAGGGGTCACTAACGGACGAGAGAGTTTTTGGTTCCCAACCGACTTTTGAAACATCTGTTCTTTCAAAGTATCTACACTCACCACGAGAGGTTTCATAGGTCTATCATTTTCAATAAGAGTATAGATAAGTGCAGGTTGTTCAAAAAAATCATTCTGCTGAAACGTGTGCAGTTTGTAGAACTTTACAGCATCCAAACGGAACTGAACATCGATGGTAGGTTTTAGCAGAAAAGGTTTCTCACGTTTATAGGGCAAAATCTGAACAGTAATACGTTCCATATCGTTCAGCATCTCGCGTCCGAATTCCTCCAAATAGAGCTTAGTATTTGGTTCGACCTCAGATGTGGTACGAAGCTGCCAACTGTTTCCTACCGAAGAAAGATAGGTAAAACGCATATAATAATTGGAATCGTTCACAAAATAGGTTTCGAAGCGTGTCTGTGAGAGTTCTTTTACGTCCATTGGAACAAAAGCCAAATAAGCCGAGAGTCGTTCTCCTCCCTTTCGCTCTTCAGGCTGTGCCTTGAAAGTTACAGGACGGTCAGCAGGTTCTTCTTCCTTAGACGTATTCTGCTTGGATTGTTGTTTTACTTCCACTATATGCTGAGTTTCATAGTTTTCTTCACCAATAACAACAACCTCATTTGCTCGCATAGGTACCTGAAAGCCATCCTCGTCTTCAACAAGAACAATATCCTTTCCTTGGAAACCAGCCACTCGACCGCCTCCTATCTCACTTAAGAATCTTACTTTATCGCCAATTTTCATTATCTTATAATGTTTTTATGATAGCAACTGTCAACAAATAATATATAGACTCTACCTATTTATGGAATTAACAACGAACTGTCTCCATAGCTCAGGAATCGGAAATCATGTGCCAAAGCATAGTCATAAATTTTATGCCAATCGCCATGAACGAATGCACTAACCAGTAAAAGTAAAGTACTCTGAGGCTGATGGAAATTAGTGACCAGCATCTTAACGATTTTATAATCATAGCCTGGAGCAATAATAATCTGCGTACTGCTATGAAGTGTTGGTAAATGATTGCGATCAAGCCAGTCAAGCAAAGCCTTAATACTTTCTTGTGGAGAAGCTATAAAACTCTCCGAGTGTTTCAAAGAAACGCCTGAAGTGTTTGGCTGAAACTCTCCATAAGGTTCCCATTGACGAACATGAAGTTGATCTTCTTTGATATCAGGATTGTGAAGCACTTTACAACCCATATAATAGAGACTTTCCAAAGTTCGAACGCTGGTCGTTCCGACAGCAATTGCCTGACAATTATGCTGCAATAGTTTTTCAAGCGTTTGGCGGCGTACTGCAATATATTCAGTATGCATCTCGTGTCCCTCTATTTCTTCACTTTTGACGGGTTTGAAAGTACCGGCCCCAACATGCAACGTTAATTCTTCTCTATCAACGCCCTGTTCATCCAAACGAGCCAACACCTCTGGAGTAAAATGCAGGCCAGCAGTAGGTGCTGCAACACTACCTTTAATCTTTGAATAAACTGTTTGATAAGTTGTTTTGTCACTTTCTTGTGTCTCACGATTCAAATAGGGAGGAATAGGAAGTTCACCAATAGCATCAATTATCTCAGCAAATGACACTCTTTCATTATCCCAATCGAAATCGATACGATGGCTCGTTCCATGTACCTCTCCGCGAGATGCCTTGATGGTTACTGGTACATCTTTGACAGTAATAGTGCGTTGAAGAGGCTCACTTTTCCATTTTTTCAAATTACCCACCAAACAATACCAGGCACAATGACTATACGATTGGAACATTAGTTCATAGTCGTTTGGTTCTGCTGGTTCCAAGAGAAAAATCTCTATAAGAGCACCCAACTGACCATCTTTCGCACTTTCCTTACGGAAATGCATACGAGCCTGAATCACTTTAGTATTATTAAAAACCATTAAAGCACCTTTAGGCAAATATCCCGGAAGGTTACAGAACGTATCCTCACTCACTACACCTTTCTTATATATAAGGAGCTTCGAATGATCGCGCTGAGCCAAAGGGAACTTGGCTATGCGCTCATCAGGCAAAGGATAATTATAATCACTAATGCGTATATGTTTTGTATCCATTATCTACAAATATAATTATTTACACATAAAGAAAATAGCAGGCTCTCAGAATGGCATAAAATAGTGTGAATACAAGCACACATATTACCACATCAATATCGCTAACCATATAACCTGTTGAAGTGTACTGTTCAGAAACATAATGACGAGGAAAGGCCCAGCGTTTTCTTATTTTTTGATGGACATACCATACAAAAGTTCCAACGGTACCTCCCCATAGTAAACCTATCAGAATATCGCCAGGATAGTGAACACCTAGATACAAACGCGTCCAGCAGTTTATGAGCGACCATCCAATGAGAAACAAAGAGAATATCCGGTTTCTGATAAGCAAAGAAAAGAAAACTGCAATACTGAAGGTGTTGCTGGCATGAGCAGAGAAAAAACCGAAGTTTCCGCCCCTATATCCATTAACAACATCAACAAGAACACCTATCTCCGGATCGTGTGTAGGACGCCATCGGGCTACCAATGGTTTCACCAGCAAATCATCGACTGAGCCTGCCAATAACACGCAAAATGCTGCACATACAACAATCAACAGAATTTTCTGTACTGTGTCATTATTCTTTAACACGACATAGAAAAGAGCCAAATAAAGAGGAATCCAAGTTGCGGCAGTAGTAAGCGTCTTAACAAGTCCATCCAAGAACAACGAGTCGCTACCATTTAGCATCAGTAGCAACTGTTTGTCAAATTCAATTAATGAAGCCCAATCCATCGCGTAACAATAATATTATTAAATAATCTCAATCTGCTTAACCTCAATCCACCCCTGCTTACCGTCGGCTACACGTACCTCTTTCCAGTCACGCATTGTATCGTCGATAATCGTCACTTTTGTTCCTTCGTGAAGAATGAACAAATCAGTACCATTGTTGGCTGGCGTACTTTTAACATTAACAGCAGATTCCATAATGATAGCCCCCTTCTGAGAAGCCAGATTATGTTTTTGTTGCCAAGCCAAAAGATTGCCAACAAAAAACAGGAAAATGGCAAAAACGGCTCCAAAGAAGCCAATCTTTCGTAACCATAATGCATTAGCAAAAAGGTATAGGAGTGCTAAAACAACTGCCAAACCTAACATAATCAAGGCCATAACTCCCCATCCGTCAACACTCTCCATATTGACAAGCGAACGATACCAAGTCACAAAAAACATTTCCGACTCAGGAACAATCTTGTCAATAGTCTTCGAACGAGCCATTTGTAAGTTAAATCGAACATCCGAATCGCCAGGAGCAAGCTGTAAGGCTCGCTCATAGTTTAAAACAGCATGAGTCATATCGTCAAGACGATAATATGCATTACCGAGATTGTAATACAGTTCATAACTGATACCTTCAGACAGTAGTGAATTATATAGAGAAATAGCCTTTTTATAATTTCCCTCGACATAGGCACTATCGGCCTCCTCCTTTGTTACGGCCTGAGCCATTGTACTGATACCTAAGAATGAAAGTATGATAAAAAACCACTTTTTCATATTATTCGTTCCTCCTTACTTCTTAATTGTACCCTCAATCTTTTCAATAGCTCCCATAGCCGACTTATACACTTTCTGCATATTACCTTTTGGATCACCAGGTGCATAACGTTGGAACTCACACTCGTCAAGGGCTTCTATAAACAGTTTAACAGTGTCACTATCAACCTTACGTACAGAAAGACGTTCCTGAATATTCTCACGCGACAGTTCAGTTACAGGAATATTCAACTTATCGCCTACATACCCCCAAAGTGCACGAAGCACCTCATCAAAGAACTCGCCAGCTTTTTCATCCTTCATCAAACGTGCAGCCTTTTTCAATCTCTTCGTGGCTACCTTATTAGCTTTCCCTGCACGAGCAC
The sequence above is a segment of the Prevotella sp. E9-3 genome. Coding sequences within it:
- a CDS encoding DUF2027 domain-containing protein, translated to MKIGDKVRFLSEIGGGRVAGFQGKDIVLVEDEDGFQVPMRANEVVVIGEENYETQHIVEVKQQSKQNTSKEEEPADRPVTFKAQPEERKGGERLSAYLAFVPMDVKELSQTRFETYFVNDSNYYMRFTYLSSVGNSWQLRTTSEVEPNTKLYLEEFGREMLNDMERITVQILPYKREKPFLLKPTIDVQFRLDAVKFYKLHTFQQNDFFEQPALIYTLIENDRPMKPLVVSVDTLKEQMFQKSVGNQKLSRPLVTPARKEGDPIVIDLHADELLETTAGMNAADILNYQLDTFRKVLNEHAKKKGTKIVFIHGKGEGVLRQALINDLRYRFKNYTYQDASFQEYGYGATQVTIK
- a CDS encoding S-adenosylmethionine:tRNA ribosyltransferase-isomerase, which translates into the protein MDTKHIRISDYNYPLPDERIAKFPLAQRDHSKLLIYKKGVVSEDTFCNLPGYLPKGALMVFNNTKVIQARMHFRKESAKDGQLGALIEIFLLEPAEPNDYELMFQSYSHCAWYCLVGNLKKWKSEPLQRTITVKDVPVTIKASRGEVHGTSHRIDFDWDNERVSFAEIIDAIGELPIPPYLNRETQESDKTTYQTVYSKIKGSVAAPTAGLHFTPEVLARLDEQGVDREELTLHVGAGTFKPVKSEEIEGHEMHTEYIAVRRQTLEKLLQHNCQAIAVGTTSVRTLESLYYMGCKVLHNPDIKEDQLHVRQWEPYGEFQPNTSGVSLKHSESFIASPQESIKALLDWLDRNHLPTLHSSTQIIIAPGYDYKIVKMLVTNFHQPQSTLLLLVSAFVHGDWHKIYDYALAHDFRFLSYGDSSLLIP
- a CDS encoding phosphatase PAP2 family protein, yielding MDWASLIEFDKQLLLMLNGSDSLFLDGLVKTLTTAATWIPLYLALFYVVLKNNDTVQKILLIVVCAAFCVLLAGSVDDLLVKPLVARWRPTHDPEIGVLVDVVNGYRGGNFGFFSAHASNTFSIAVFFSLLIRNRIFSLFLIGWSLINCWTRLYLGVHYPGDILIGLLWGGTVGTFVWYVHQKIRKRWAFPRHYVSEQYTSTGYMVSDIDVVICVLVFTLFYAILRACYFLYV
- a CDS encoding tetratricopeptide repeat protein, giving the protein MKKWFFIILSFLGISTMAQAVTKEEADSAYVEGNYKKAISLYNSLLSEGISYELYYNLGNAYYRLDDMTHAVLNYERALQLAPGDSDVRFNLQMARSKTIDKIVPESEMFFVTWYRSLVNMESVDGWGVMALIMLGLAVVLALLYLFANALWLRKIGFFGAVFAIFLFFVGNLLAWQQKHNLASQKGAIIMESAVNVKSTPANNGTDLFILHEGTKVTIIDDTMRDWKEVRVADGKQGWIEVKQIEII